Genomic segment of Oncorhynchus keta strain PuntledgeMale-10-30-2019 chromosome 5, Oket_V2, whole genome shotgun sequence:
cccccacacacacacacacacaactccctccGTCACAAGCTCTGAAGATTTATATCTTATTTCATGACAACTTAACAATGCGTTTGACTTCATGACAGATGTCATAGTAGAGTAGTTGCACAACAAATATAAATACATTCAGTTCCTTGTCAATTTGTATTTCAATAGAGTGGAAGAAGGCAATAACATCTTGTATTGCCTAATAAGCTATATTCCATATGCTTTTATGCTCTTTGGAAACCAATACAAGTGTTTATCAGAGTCTATGTTCAAAGAAAAAAGGACGACTTTCAATGAGCACTGCCTCTTACAATTGCACACTAGACAGCTGTCACATCGCTCTGCAGCTAGCCAGGATTGTAGGTCAAAGTGTGCCCATTGAACAACACATGGATTGGTGACACATTGAGTCACATAATGGCATTAGGTGACAAGGTCATTACCTCCCAGTTACAGGAAATAATGCAGATTGCGCTCCTTCCTGGAGCCGACCTGGCACTGAGCTAGAGAACTGCTTACGGAGCTCAACCTAAAATAAGAACGGCCAGACATGGCTTTCATACTCTGTCTGCATCTGCATCATTAACATTTGTGCTTTTCAACATATTGTGAAGAAAATAACTTTGGGCTGAAAGTATTTTTTCAGGTTTATTGATCTGAATGTGAAAACTTGATTTTCCATTTGTTACCCGCCCATTTTATGATTATTTCATcacatcccctcctctctgcaACCAGCAGTGGTTGCTGTGGCAACTATGTGACGTATTTTAGAATCCAGGAATAGAAGCATGTGGAAGGAAGGGCTCTGAGGTCTTGTGTTCTTCGTCACAATGCTCTGTTTTTCTCATGTTTTCTGATGTGTGTGTCAGAGGTTAATACTGAAACGCATACGGTTTTGCCTCAAAGCAAAATGTTAACACAGAGTAAGTGTTCATTGTGAGTTAGTGCATGTGCTTTGGATTTAGTAGATGGAGAGTGATagacatacagtatagagttaaaggggcaatctgcagttgaaaCTATAACAACGCTACTGCTGTtctggtaaacagctgagggatggggttgGGGAAATTTAActcactctcaaattcatagacaaagctatggatgcaaggactgaccatccatgatgtcacaattatagttttaaccatgttttgaggctatacagtgttagTTTACAATTGCgttgtttacaaacaatggagtaaaaTAAGCTTGTAATTTGGGTTCTAATGAGTTATGGCAGTTAAAATATGCTCATAAGGCGTTTATAAGAATCAATAGGTTTATATAATTAATTTgtcaaaaatgtatgtagcaattGCATATTGCCCCTTTAAGGAGGGGGGCTTAGTCCCACTGTTACGAAACAGACTCCCAAGTTACACAAAATGAGTCGTGTTCTATTTTTAGGAGCCGCAGTACATCTCATATGCTTATGATTATGAAGCAGTGGATGTGGCTGTGTGTATAGATGATTCCATAAGAGTTGAATGTGTTTCTAGTTTTACTAGAAACTACAGCATGGTGTTGAGCATTCCTAACTGTAGCGTGTCAATGAGTGCAGGGCAGATAAGTAGTGCAACATGTCAATGTGTTACAGCCCATTATCTAAACCGAGACACAATAACCTCAGCTTCTGGAATGAGGCTGTGATATGATCTGAGACAGGCCAACAGGGTTGAAAGAGTTTGACGAGAGATAGCGAGTGCGAGGGGGGAGAAAGGCTCaacaaaagaaagaaagaaagaaagaaagaaagaaagaaagaaagaaagaaagaaagaaagaagagagagaaaatttGACAAGGTGTGTTCCAGGTGTGCAGGAAGTGTGGTGAAATCTTTTCCTGCAGTaatccagcctggtctcatagactagacgtagcatttttttgacattttatttatttatttcacctttatttaaccaggtaggctagctgagaacaagttctcatttacaactgcgacctggccaagataaagcatagcagtgtgaacagacagcaacacagagttacacatggagtaaacaataaacaagtcaataacacattagaagaaaaaaaagggaaaaaaagaaaaaaaagagtctatatacattgtgtgcaaaaggcatgaggaggtaggcgaataattacaatttagcagattaacactagagtgataaattatcagatggtcatgtgcaggtagagatactggtgtgcaaaagagcagaaaagtaaataaataaaaacagtatggggatgaggtaggtaaattgggtgggctatttaccgatggactatgtacagctgcagcgatcggttagctgctcagatagcagatgtttaaagttggtgagggagataaaagtctccaacttcaacagtttttgcaattcgttccagtcacaggcagcagagaactgaaaggaaaggcggccaaatgaggtgttggctttagggatgatcagtgaacaTCGTAAATGTAATTCTGGTATTAGTATGACATGTTACGTTTGAAATGGTTatataagacagatggttacttaaggctaAGGTGGTTGGTTGTAGTGGATGAGTGGGCGTACAATGCGAACATCTAGGTTTTGAGTTCAAACCTCATCACGGACAACtatagcattttagctaattagcaactttcatttacttactactttttagctactttgcaactacttaacatgttagctaacccttcccctaaccctaaccttaacccttttagctaatccttcccctaaccctgaccttaacctttttagctaacccttcacctaacgctaaccttaacccttttagctaatccttccccttcccctccccctaaccctaaccctgaccttaacctttttagctaacccttcccctaaccctaaccttaacccttttagctaatccttcccctaaccctaaccctaaccttaaccctttaacctaactcctaaaatgaaccctaacccctaaccgaGGTaatattagccagctagctaacgttagccacctaacTAGAATTCCTAGCATATTGTAAATtctgcaaattcgtaacatattgtacgatttgttaattcataacatataatacaaattgtaattcgtaacatatcatacgaaatgggtggTGGGTaaccacaaattaatacataccatacgaaacgtagaatatcatactaaatggagtctctcaaatttacatacagaataatatgaaatgctctgagaccaggttgcagcaATCATTCATGTGTGTCAATAGAACagaatgtacagtacattatagtataGAGATCATGGCCTTCGTTTTCCTCAGTGGACTCCTCATGTTGGTATTTTAGGCACGATCCCAGTGTGTCCCAGAGGACGTTACACAACATCCCTGTACCACCATCTTTCACTAAaacctccctgtcctctcccagtGGTCAATTCTGTCATTCAGTCTTGCTGGGATAAAAACAGCCTAACTGTGAGTCCCTCTGTGCCACTGTGTACCACCCACTTGGCAGGCAGGACAGAGATATTTATATGTATAGAGATCACTGTATGATGTGAGTGTGTAATGCCTCAAGTGAGTGTGTATTTCAGGCAAATAAGGCAAAAAAGCAAGCCTTGTTACACTGTAGTTACAGTTACATCAAAGTGTTCCTTTAACTCAATTGAAGACACTGATATTGAGTACCATTATATGAATTGGAGTATGACCTGTTCAATTACGTCTGTGAATACATGCATGCATCCCAGATATCTCCCACCTACCCCACCCCAGCTTGCagtaagatagatagatataCTAGCCCCTGCCCCGATGATGTTTGATCTCCTTTGGCCTGTGATAGCCATTGCAAACACAGTGAGGAGGACAGGGACCTTACCATGTACATTGAGTTCTGTACAGAAGAACGCTGGAGAACATGGGTTATCCAACTAATCCCTGACCCCatacagggttgggtaggttactttctaaatgtaatccgttacagttactagttacctgtccaaagtAACAACTTTTGGaatacccaaactcagtaacgtaattgTTACGTAAAATatgtgaagaggtgtggagtcaggcgcagagagcaaaaggacGTGGGAAAAACACACTCTAACACaaaaacagacgaacaagcccgcacgaaacagaagcgggctgaacaaccttatataaccccaccctaacaaccaaacaataaacaggtgataccaatcagacaaaaccaaaggaacacagaacaacggatcggtgatagctGGTAGACccgcgacgacgaccgccgagcgccacccgaacaagaaggggagtcaccttcggtaatattcgtgacagtaatctgattacattcattTACTTTTAGactactttccccttaagagacattagaagaagacaaaaatgtatgttaccaattgaacaactTCTATTGCAGGAAAAATCAATGTTAAAGATTACAttgctggccatatatggatgttacatttttttaacccatttctttctactacatataataatacgattagaattatatctttacattactATAAATCATTTATATGtccaaaatggatgtagcaactacagatttcccctttaagtctatcaaaagtgtgctAGTTTGAGTATGggtccattaggcctatggattttTGTTATCTGCATGAATTAGATTGCGCAATAAAtgccccacttttattccataggctgttGCAAGAGTGCATTTTTCATTGACTGTCAACTgatttcaaaaacaatgattgatttGCAACTTAAACTTCTTGAAGAGGGCCTCAGACTACCGCCACTAAAGAGGGATTCACGTGATCTTTTGTTTATCTATATCTTGCATCCAACACAAATGATAAATTCTGCAACCAAGACCCACGTAAACAGCAAGCACTCACGAGGCTCTGTTGAAGGGATTGTTGAAGGGGAGAGGACCAAGGCAGGCACTGTGCCAGTTGAGGTGGGTGCGTAGTGGTTGCATAGTTAGTGGAGAGGGCCGAAGGAATGCCTGTGGTCATACCAAATGGACAGCGAGGGTGATAATTGGGAAATGACATCACTAGCGCCTTGCAGCGCCTGGCTATTGTAGGCCTAGCGGTCAATGGACATAACACTGTATAAACAGATGAACATCAAAAGTACATGATGAGTCACTATTCATTTAATCATTGTAATTCATTTCATCTTGTTTTGCCTAAGAACAGATATGATATATTATGAGGTCAGCAACCAGTTCATTGATTATTATACACAGAGCATACAAAACATTAACGACACCTGCTCTCTCCATGAtatggactgaccaggtgaattaagGTGagagctatgatctcttattgatgtcacttgttaaccccacttcaatcagtgtagatgaaggggaggagacagattaaataatgatttttacaccttgagacaattgagacatggtttgtgtatgtgtgccattcagagggtgaatgggcaagacaaaatattgaagtgcctttgaacggggtatggtacttggtgccaggcgcaccggtttgtcaagaactgcaacgctgctagatttttcatgctcaaccgttttcctgtgtgtttcaagaatgttccaccacccaaaggacatcaggACTatttgacacaactatgggaagcattggagtcaacatgggccagcatccctgcggaacgctttccacaccttctATACTCCTTGCCCGatgaattgaggttgttctgagggcaaaaaggagGCGTGCAACTAAATACTAAGAAGATtgtcctaatgtttggtatactctgtgtatgtgtgtagtttAACCAATTTAGATTTGAAAACTTTTGTCTTTATCTATTTCCAGAAAAAATAACAtggtttaaaaatgtattaatcCTATAGGAACTAGACTGACATGGAGGAAAGAATTTCATAAAATCTCAAGCTGTTGCCTGCCTGTAGTCTGGATTTGAAACTAATTCAAGGAGAGACTTTTTAAAACCCAGGATGTATTGTCATAAGATGCTTGGTGGTCATTCGACTGATGCATACAGTATGTTCCACTCTAAAAGCTCGTGTGATTGCTGAATTCTGCTGTTTTTATGGAGCATTTCATAAGAAGCCATATGGAAAACAGAGAGTATTTCCCTGCACTATATCCCTCCAGAcattacagttttttttatttttaggaaCGTCTCCTTTCTAATGAGAATGGATTCAGTGGAGATCACCATATTCTGAAAAACTGTGCTTACATAATGACTGCTGGCATTTTCTTTCTCAATTCTATTCCAACAACTCTGATCTGTCACTCACTTTGACGTGATTACAGAGCATGCCGTCCATAAAGCTGATGTTTGGTTGAAGAGCATAGGTCTATTGGAAATCTGcagggggagtgagagggagcCAGAGCTGGCAATATTACTTAATTGTTACGAAAGGATGGGCTAGCGAGTTCAGTTGATGATGCATGAGCAGGATAACGTTATGTGAGCTGTCCCTTGCGGGGTGGGTCTTGGCATGGAGAGAGGCGGTCTCAGTGAGCGCACCACACATACGCGGCCCATTGGTTCAAGTGAGGATAGGAAACGTCCTCGGCTGAACTTCACCGGGAAAGAAACAAATAGGAGCTGCAGCAATCCAAGTGGAGCAGAAACGCGAGACACAAGGTGTCAGAGAGACTTGTAGCCTAATATTGAGTAGGCTAACAGTAGCCTACACCGTCCAGGAAACAAAGTATTATGTGTATTCGATGACCCAGTGCTGAATCGAAGCTGCTGAATTATTATGATCGCTCTGTTACATTGTGACATGTTTCTTTCATTGAAAGATCGGTGCTTTTCTGAGACAACGAGACTCCAACTCAAGGTAATTTCACAAATTTCACTCATGCGGTGTATTTCAACAGTGCCTCCATTATACTACAGAGAATAGGCAATCGCATAAGGAGCAGAAATTTGACAACGTTGCCTACAACAGAAGCCTATCAATTATGAAGGCTACGATGATTTGAGgttaaataatataaaatataccAAGTTAAGAAAACTATAGCCAACTTTCGAATCAGCTTTAGATAAAAtaaatttaaatatatatatatataatatatatgtatatatttatcaCACACAACTACTCCACACATGTCATTATTAGGCTTCGCTAGTGATCTATTCAGTAGATCACTTAACAGTCACAGAATTATGAAGACTTAAGATGATCTGAATAGATTTAGTGGAACAGGTATGTAATTATGCTTAACAGGACCTTCATTGCAATAGTTTGTTGAAACTTTCATTGCTGTTTAAATACGTTATTTCGTTCCCTTTGTATATCTGACTGAAATGTAGAATGACATCCACTAAAATGTTTAGAGAAGAACCAGTTCAGCCTTCGTTTAGGGATGTACTGCAGCTAGGTTAATTAACAGTTCGATCTATACAGCGAACCAATTGTAAATGAACGGAGGGAATAGCAGTAGGGCGCGGACTATTATTAACTTGCAAACTAGGCTTGTGCTCTTATAAATGTCCTTGAGGCAATTCGATTCCTGAAAGATATAACGTCTGGTCGTTAACTGAAAATGTTAAGCCGTTTTGTTTTAGTCAAATCAAAAATAAACAAAGCAATCAATACAGGTCATTGCGGGGATTTTTCTAGATATTGATACGGTGTGTTATATAACTCTATGTTAACCTACATGTAGGCTAACACTGATTTAGTCTGATGAAGCGACTCCAGTTCCAGTCATTGGGTCAGGACAGGGATTATTAATAAATATAAGGCTAAAatgttattgtttttatttaagaAATACGAATATAGATCTTATAATTAACCATATAACCTTTAGACTGACAGGAGCCCACTTTGATTATTATATTGTCTGTCAAGCACTTAGTACATCATGGTTCTTATTCAAGAGTCATGTGGGGTTGTTGTGCAAGTAGCTCCAGTTTAACTGGAAAAATTTAATGgggttacataacattgtgttGTAACTGGTCTTGCATAACAATTAAATCCCCCCCTCCATTTCTTCTTCCTCTTTTGAACGCTAGGTGGGGCTATTGAAACAATTTACCGCCATACCATTCCACGACACTGGATTTTGAGACACTATCTGAAGAACCGTAAATCTCAACACAGCAAAACCATGAGTGTGACCAGTGAGATGTTTGAAGAAGATTCTCAAGACATGAGGGAGCAGAGCGGTGGGGAGTCCAGTGCTACACCAGGTGGGACCCTGTCCTTCACAGACGAGGCCGTGTCCATCCTGACCTCCAGCAGCCTGCTGGCCCGCTCTCTGCTCGGACACACCTCTGCTCTGAAGCGCACCAATGACCCGCCCGCCTCTGGGAACCCCCTCAGACGTAAGCGTGAGTTCATACCCAGTGAGAAGAAGGATGATGGCTATTGGGACAAGCGCAAGAAGAACAACGAGGCGGCCAAGCGCTCCAGGGAGAAGCGCCGCGTCAACGACATGGTGGTGGAGAATCGCGTGCTGGCGCTGCTGGAGGAGAACGCACGTCTCAGGGCCGAGCTGCTGGCTCTCAAGTTCCGCTTCGGCCTGGTCAAAGATCCCTCCAACACACCCATCCTGCCCCTCCCTGCAGCCCCCTGTGCTCCACAGACCTTGGCTCCACACTACTACCTGAACAGTGGACCAGGGAGCCACCCTGTTGCCCCCGGGGGCCAGTTCAGCATGCAAGGCTCCAGGGACGCTGGCAGCATGTCAGAGGACTCTGGGTTCTCCACCCCTGGCAGCTCCAGTTTAGGGAGCCCCCTCTCCTTTGAGGACCGACTGAGTGATCATGGCAAACTGTCCCCACACAGAGCAGAGGAGCTGGGCTACGAGCTCCACCACTCCCCTGCAGAGGCGCAGGTGCACCACAGTGGACACTTCCCTGGGGAGCTCTCCAGGGTGATGATGGGGAAAGTGGAGTCTGGGGAGGGCATAAAGAACTTTCCCCACAAAATGCGCTTCAAGATCCTCAGCAGTGGAGAGGACAACAGGCACAGCCCCATACAGTCAATGGGAGCAAGAGACGGTCCCCGGGAGGCAGTCAACGGACACATCATGTTGGGTGGAGCTGAGGGGGCAGGAGTCTGGCCACATaagcaggagggagaggagacccggAGGGTGCGGCAACAGCAAGAGTCCACTCAGTATGGCCAACCTACACCCCTACAGGGCCAGACAGAGTCTCATTATTATACAGAGAACAATGTCCTCAAGTCCCACCTCAGCTCCCTCAGTGAAGAGGTGGCCCAGCTCAAGAAACTGTTCTCAGAGCAGCTGCTGGCTAAAGTGAACTGAGCCCAGGACTGGGTCAGTGGATGCTCGGTGAACTGTCCCATCCCAGAAGAGGAAGCTCAATCTGAGCTAGCATACTAACTtaacataagcacacacacatggtGAAAATGAGATAGAGGGAAACAGAGACTCTAAACACAACAGTACCTTGGCACACTGGGCTGCTACGGTGACAAACCAATGCCCTGGGCCAACTGGACTATGATCCACCCCATATCCTCAATTCAAACTGTATACCTTTATATTTATGAGTGTGTGTATTTTTACCCTCTAATTTTGAGTTGTCCTGATTTTCTACTCCTAAATCCTAAACTCCTAGACTCCTTATCTGCGCCTCAATTGAGAACAGTTTCTGTCACAAGTCCCATCATCACCTTATGAAAGAACAAAGCTTTATGTGTTGGTTAACTTGTGGCCCTCTGCCCCACACACTGTGAGACCCTCAAAAACACTCTGACACCAGAGGACACTGCCTCACCTCTCCAGAGGatgctgtattattgactgtcaTCTCCACTCTGCACGTACAACAATGCTGCTTCTCAAGGCCACAGACAAAGCAATGTCAGTGATTGAGACATTGAGGTGAACTGGTGCTGAACTAATGTACACTGTAATTCAACTGGAGCTTCAACAAACTCATTATTAGTGCTGTGGCATTGGCACTAATTGGTTTTGAATATGCATGAGGAAAGAACACCACATTCTTTTAAACTGTAAACACAACCATAGAAAGGGCACTGAGGAAAGATAACCTGAAAGGTGACGGTCTCCAGTCCCTGAATGTGGACTTTGAACTATTGTCATCTCTTTAATGTATTGCAACACAATAGACTTTGGATAATGACAATTGGAAATCAACTAATACTCTATCATTCCATTGCACAGTCAACAGCATAGCTGtgaggacagacacacaccatgtcaATCATTGAAATGTGATATGCTTCATGTAGGACAACACACTGTGTCTGATAACTAGTGAAAGTGTTTTCATGTCTCAGTTGAATACTGTTTGTTAGCCTTGTCCAAAGAATACATGGTATGTGTAATTACTagacatgcactgtaaactgtaTCTAGGTGATGAAAACATTTGTTGTTATGTGAATATCTGTatgaaaatacatttttgtaCTCGTGAATAAATCTTTGAAATTAAATATTTTTGTCTCGTTTTGATTATACACTTTCTAATCATCTAAAAGTCAAGCAGCCACTTGGttcagggatgacaacatacagtatcagggatggcaacatacagtatcagggatgggcaacatacagtatcagggatgacaacatacagtatcagggatgacaacatacagtatcagggatgggcaacatacagtatcagggatggcaacatacagtatcagggatggcaacatacagtatcagggatgggcaacatacagtatcagggatgacaacatacagtatcagggatgacaacatacagtatcagggatggcaacatacagtatcagggatggcaacatacagtatcagggatgggcaacatacagtatcagggatgacaacatacagtatcagggatggcaacatacagtatcagggatggcaacatacagtatcagggatgggcaacatacagtatcagggatggcaacatacagtatcagggatggcaacatacagtatcagggatggcaacatacagtatcagggatggcaacatacagtatcaggggtggcaacatacagtatcagggatggcaacatacagtatcagggatgggcaacatacagtatcagggatggcaacatacagtatcagggatgggcaacatacagtatcagggatggcaacatacagtatcagggatgacaacatacagtatcagggatggcaacatacagtatcagggatgacaacatacagtatcagggatgacaacatacagtatcagggatgggcaacatacagtatcagggatggcaacatacagtatcagggatgacaacatacagtatcagggatggcaacatacagtatcagggatggcaacatacagtatcagggttggcaacatacagtatcagggatggcaacatacagtatcagggatggcaacatacagtatcagggatgggcaacatacagtatcagggatggcaacatacagtatcagggatgggcaacatacagtatctcaacctcggtctcaacctttaagtctttactgaagactcatctcttcagtgggtcatatgattgagtgtagtctggcccaggagtgggaaggtgaacggaaaggctctggagcaacgaaccgcccttgctgtctctgcctggccggttcccctctttccactgggattctctgcctctaaccctgttacggggctgagtcactggcttgctgggggcTCAGCCgtctgggggggtgcgtcacctgggtgggttgatacATACTGTTGTCTGGCctgtgggttgattcactgttgtggtcccCTGTctggttgtaccgtggcggagatctttgtgggctatactcggccttgtctcaggatggtaagttggtggttgaagatatccctctagtggtgtgggggctgtgctttggcaaagtgggtggggttatatccttcctgtttggccctgtccggggtgtcctcggatggggccacagtgtctcctgacccctcctgtctcagcctccagtatttatgctgcagtagtttatgtgtcgggggctagggtcagtttgttatatctggagtacttctcctgtcctattcggtgtcctgtgtgaatctaagtgtgcgttctctaattctctccttctctctttctttctctctctcaggacctgagccctaggaccatgccccaggactacctgacatgatgactccttgctgtccccagtccacctggccatgctgctgctccagtttcaactggcctgggccctaggaccatgtcccaggactacctgacatgaggactccttgctgtccccagtccacctggccatgctcctgctccagtttcaactgttctgccttactattattcaaccatgctggtcatttatgaacatttgaacatcttggccacgttctgttataatctccacccggcacagccagaagaggactggccaccccacatatgctctctaattctctctttctttctctctctcggaggacctgagccctaggaccgtgccccaggactacctgacatgatggctccttgctgtccccattccatctgactgctgctgctccagtttcaactgttctgccttattattattcgaccatgctggtcatttatgaacatttgaacatcttggtcatgttctgttataatctctacccggcacagccag
This window contains:
- the LOC118384628 gene encoding uncharacterized protein LOC118384628, which encodes MSVTSEMFEEDSQDMREQSGGESSATPGGTLSFTDEAVSILTSSSLLARSLLGHTSALKRTNDPPASGNPLRRKREFIPSEKKDDGYWDKRKKNNEAAKRSREKRRVNDMVVENRVLALLEENARLRAELLALKFRFGLVKDPSNTPILPLPAAPCAPQTLAPHYYLNSGPGSHPVAPGGQFSMQGSRDAGSMSEDSGFSTPGSSSLGSPLSFEDRLSDHGKLSPHRAEELGYELHHSPAEAQVHHSGHFPGELSRVMMGKVESGEGIKNFPHKMRFKILSSGEDNRHSPIQSMGARDGPREAVNGHIMLGGAEGAGVWPHKQEGEETRRVRQQQESTQYGQPTPLQGQTESHYYTENNVLKSHLSSLSEEVAQLKKLFSEQLLAKVN